GGTGCACACCTTGCACCTGCTGGCGGCAGGCGCCTGGGCGGGCAGCGTACTGGTCTTTGTGGCGCGTTACGGCTTTGGCCAGCGCACGTTTGATGCCCATGCGGCCCGGCGTTTGTCACAAATCGCGGCGTGGGCCTTGCTGTTGATTGCGCTTAGCGGCGCGGCCAATGTCTGGCGCATGCTGAACATGGCCGGCCCGATGGTGAGCGGGTTCTGGCAGCAACCCTGGGGCCTGATACTGAAGGTGAAATTGCTGTTTGTCGGCATTGCGGTGTTTCTGGGCGCAAGCAACCGCTGGAGTGTGCTGCCCGCGCTGGATTTGCAGCAAAGCGGTGCCCGGCAGCGTTTTCTGGCTTTGCTGTGGCTGGAAGCACTGGCGTTTGTCGGGGTATTTGTCTGCGCCGCCTTGCTGGGCGCAACCAGCCCGCCCATGGCGATGTAGCGCCCTGGCGGGCTGCGTTCAGGCCTTGCGGCGGAAGGTCAGGACCAGGATATCGCGATACGCGCTCTGCCCTGCGCGATCAGGCGTGATCGCCGTCACGCCGTGGCGCACGCGCTCGTCATTGACGACGGCCATATCCAGCGCTTCGGTCAGGGTGAAGGTTTGCAACACCTTGCCGGCCGGGTCTTGCACCGTGCTCATGCCTTGTTGCACGTTGTGGCGGTTGATCAGCACCATCAGCACAAAATCCACGCCGTCGCGGTGCATGCCTTCGGGCGTGGGCTGGCCTGCGCTGCTGCCGTCGGTGGTGATGCGGAACTGGTGCATTTCTACCTGCCAGGCCACACCCGGGCGGATCGCGCCAAAGACCTGGCTGCCAGCGGCCATCAAATGCGCCAGCACCGGATTGTGGATCACGGCGTCTTCAACCGGCTGGTAATGGCGCACCACGCCCCCGTTGAGCGGGTTGTATTCCAGGCTTTGATAATGCGGCTGGTGCGGTTCCAGACAGAAAGATGATTGACCTGCCGCCAGGCTCAGCGTGGCATGGCGACGCTGGCGGTACTTGCCGCCATCGGCCATGTATTCATCCAGCACCAGGTTGTTCCAGCTGGCAGCAAACGCCGGCCAGGCCGACGCAAAGGCGTCGTCGGCGCCCAAGAGTGCCCGGGTCAGCGCGGCGGGCACAAAACAATAGCCCTGCTGCGTCAGCGCATGCTGCAACAGCGCCAGGGCGGCGCCATCAGAAACAGAACGGGGCAAGGTCATGCAGACAGGATCCAGCTTATCCATACGTACAGATTGTCAGCCCGATGCACGGGTGCGGGTAGATACAGTTCTCATCATATCGATCTGACACAGGAAAGAGTCCGTAGATTCCCGTATACACCCGCGATTGTGCTTTTAACCCTGCGCGGCGGCCGGAACCAGTTTGCGGTCCAGCAGGCCGGAGAACACCACCACACCCATGGCCAGCAATGCCACAGCAGCGCCCATCCACGGCAAATCAGACAGCGGGAAACCCGCGCCAATCATGGCACCGCCCAGCCAGGCGCCAGAGGCATTGCCCAGATTGAACGCGCCCTGGTTCAAGGTTGGCGCCAGGTTGGGTGCGCCATGGGCTTTGTCGATCACGCGCACTTGCGCGGCCGGCACCACGGCAAACGAGAACATGCCCCACAGGAACACCACCACCAGCGTCGGAATCTTGTAATGGCACGCCCAGGAGAACACCGCCAGGATCAGCGCCAGCATGAAGAACGTGATCGCCATGCCGCGCATGAGTTTCCAGTCTGCCAGGCGCCCGCCCAACAGGCCGCCCACGGTGATCCCTGCGCCAAACAGCAGCAACACCCAGCTCTCTTGCGTGGAGGTAAAGCCGGTGACATCCAGCAAGATGTAGGCGATATAAGTCACCACGCTGAACATGCTGACCGAGGCCAGCGTGCTGGTCAGCAGCGCCAGCTGGGTTTGCGTATCCACAATCTTGCGGAACTCACCCAGAATGCCGTCACCTTTGGGCGTGGGTACTTGCGGCAACCAGACGGACAACGCACTTGCCGCCAGCACGCCAATGCCGACCACCGCCCAGAACGGCGCACGCCAGCCCAGCACATGCCCCAGCGCTGTACCGAACGGCACGCCGACGATATTGGCGACGGTCAGGCCGGTAAACATCAGCGCCACCGCCTGTGCGCGCTTGTTCTGCGGCACCAGATCTGCCGCCACCACCGAGCCAATCCCGAAAAATGCAGCATGGCAGAACGCAGTAATGACGCGCGCGGCCATCAGGGCGTAGTAGCCCGGCGCCAACGCACACAGCGCATTGCCCAGAATAAACAGCCCCATCAAGCCCACCAGCGCCTGCTTGCGCGGCCATTTGGCGGTGACAATGGCCAGGATCGGCGCACCAATGGTCACACCAATGGCGTAGCCGGAAATCAGCATGCCGGCAGCCGGGGTGGATACACCAAAATCTTTGGCGACTTCGGGCAGAAGGCCCATGATGACGAACTCGGTGGTGCCGATTCCGAATGCAGCGGCGGCAAGTGCCAGTAGAGCAAGGTACATCGTGTATTCCTGTTACCGGTGCGTCTGCCACACCGCCATTGCGAATTGACCAGTCGATTAGTTTTGTTGCGGCTTGAGTATGCCGTTCTTATGCGAACCGCATTATGACAGTTCCCTCACTTTTGTTGGGCATCTTGTGCGCCATGCCCGCTGACTGCTGCACCCGCATCGGGCGCCAGTCTGACGCTATCGATCACCGCCAGCAACGCCACCACGGCAATCAGCGCAAAAGAGAGCCGGAATGCCAGCACGGACGGTTGTGCTCCGGCATGTCCCAGCCCGGCGTCAGCCAGCCGCAACGCCACTGCTGCCAAAGCAATCCCCATGCCCGCGTTCATTTGCTGCAACACGCTGAACAGCGTCGTCGCGCCGGTCATGCGGGCCTGGGGGACATCCGCAAAACCGATGGTATTGAGCGCCGTAAACTGCATGGAGCGGCACAGGCCGCAGAAGAACAGCACCAGGCAGATGAACCACAGCGGGGTCTCTGGCTGGAACATGGCGCACAGCGCAAAGCCGATGGCTACCAGCAACCCATTGCCAACCATGACCGTGCGAAAACCCAGCCGGCGCATGATCCACGTGGTGCCCGGCTTCATGGCCAGATTGCCGGCAAACAGCGCCAGCACCAGAAAACCGGACGTGACTGCACTCCAGCCAAAGGCCAGCTGGAACATCAGTGGCAGCAAGAACGGCGCGCTGCCAATGGCGATCCGGAACAGCGACCCGCCCACTACCGTTACCCTGAACGTGGGAATGCGCAAGGCGGCAAGATCAACCAGCGGCTGGCTGACCCGGCCCATATGCCAGGCGGCTACCGCCAGCGCCACCACACCCAGCACCAGCAAACCGGCCGTGAGGACCAGATCAACCGGCTGATGGCTGGCTGCATCCAGCCCCATCATCAGCGCACTGCAACCAAGGCCACTGCTGACAAAACCCCAGAGATCGAACGCGCGTTTGCCGGCACCGCCCGGTGGCACCAGCTTGAGGGCGAACCCCAGCGCGACCAGCCCCAGCGGCACATTCAGCAGAAAAATCCAGTGCCAGGATAACCAGGTGCTGATCAAACCGCCCACCGGCGGGCCGATCACCGGGGCGACCAGACCAGGCCAGGTAATGGTGGCAATGGCGCGCACCAGTTCATGCGGCCGGGTGTTGCGCAAGACCACCAGTCGCCCTACCGGCACCATCATCGCCCCGCCCAGGCCCTGCAGCACCCGTGCAGCGATAAATTGCGCCAGGCTGGTGCACAGTCCGCACAGCAAGGATGCAAAGGTGAACAGCAAAATGGCCGCACCAAATACCCGGCGCGGCCCGAAGCGGTCTGCCAGCCAGCCGCTGAGCGGAATGAACACCGCCAGCGCCAGCATATAGGCGCTCATCCCGGCCGATAACCGCGCCGGTGCCACGCCAAAGCTGACGGCCATTTGCGGCAAGGCCGTGGTGATGACCGTGGCGTCCAGGTTTTCCATAAAAAACGCCGCCGCCACCAGGAAGGGAACCCAGCGCGCGGCCGCGTTATGGGCGGTTTGCGGACTCACGCAATCGCCCCGCCACCATCCACCAGCACGGTCGAGCCCGTCGCAAACGGTGTGCCTGCCAGATAGAGCACCGCATTGGCGATATCCTGCGGCTGCCCGACCCGTTTTGCCGGCAGGTGGTCTGCCGTTTTGGCAAACACTTGCTCACGGTCTGCCTCTGGCAGCTTGTCCCACAGCGGCGTGACGATCACGCCAGGGGATACCGTGTTGACGCGCACCGGCGAAAGTTCCAGCGCCAGGCCACGCGCCAGCGATTCAATCGCCGCGTTGATGGCGCCTTGCAGAACCGAGTTTTTGCTAGGGCGCACCGACAAAAAGCCCGACACAAAAGTCAGCGAAGCACCCGGAGCAAACCGCGCAGCGCGGGCAATGCGGTAGGCGCCCCAGAATTTGCTGTCCATGGCGCGGTAAGCGTCTTCCAGCGCCAGCTTGCCTACCGGCCCGGTCGGGGTTTGCGCGGCGGAAATCACAATGTGATCCCAGGGCTCGGCATGGGCAAAAAAAGCCTCGATGGCAGCGTTGTCGGTGGCATCCAGCGCAACGGAGGTCACCTCGCCCTCAATCTGGCCAGCGGCCTGGGCCAGCTTGTCGGCAGAGCGCGAAGCGATGGTGACGCGGGCACCTGCTGCGGCAAAAGACTGCGCCACCGCCAGACCGATACCAGAACTGCCACCCACCACCAGAACCCGTTGCTGCGCAAAATGTTGCAAGGTTGTCATGATCATCTCCTGTGAACTGCGTTGGTATGCTGCGCAGTGTAGGCCTTATGGCTGGCGACGATAATCTGGCCAGAAACGGAAAGACTTTTCTGTCCTGTTTGATAATGATCCAGTTTCCCGACGTGTTCCGGCACCTGCGCAGCTTGCCGCTGCCACCGGTTGGGCGGACAATCTCTCCCTCGACTCGGGGTGCTTTTGCACAAGCAAAGGCTGAGAGATACCCGTTACCTGATCCGGATAATGCTGGCGTAGGGAAGTCTTATGGCTCCCTGTCTGCGCGTCATCCGCTGCCTACAAGGAGCCTTCCAGGATGCCCTCTTCCGCCCCTACCCCTTTGCCACTGGCCACACTGGCCCAGGAACTGACGCGTTTTCGCGCCACCCGGCCGCTGGTCCACGTGCTGACCAATGAAGTGGTGCAGGAAATTACCGCCAATGTCTTGCTGGCGGCGGGCGCAGCGCCGGCCATGATCGTGGCGCAAGAAGAAGTCCCCGCCTTCGCCGCGATCGCCGGCGCTGTGCTGATCAATGTTGGCACATTGCACAGCGTACGCCTTGCCGCCATGGAACAAGCCGTCAATGCCGCCAACGCAGCCGGCGTGCCATGGACGCTCGACCCCGTTGCCGTGGGCGCACTCAAATACCGCACCGACTTTTGCCGTGAGCTGATCCGCCAGAAACCCGCCGCCATTCGCGGCAATGCCTCCGAGATCATGGCCCTGGCCGGTGCCGGCATGGGCGGCCGCGGTGTCGATAGCACATCTGGCTCTGATGCCGCACTGGATGCCGCCCGCTTTCTGGCGCATGAAACCGGCGCCATTGTCGCCGTGACAGGCGAGACCGATTACATCACCGATGGCAAAACCACGCTGGCCACGCCCTGGGGACACCCGATCATGACGCAGGTGGTCGGCACCGGTTGTGCGCTTTCGGCGCTGGTTGCGGCCTTTACCGCCGGCGCCCGCAACCGCCTGGACGCGGTGGCCAGTGCGTGCGCCATGGCTGGCATGGCGGGCCAGCATGCGCAAAAACACAGTCAGGGCCCGGGTTCGTTCAAGGCCGCGTTTCTGGATGCGCTGTATCACATCCAGCCGGATAACCTGGCGGAGATCAGTGCGTGAACCCGGTTGATCTGACGCTTTACCTGGTGCTGGACCCCGACCTGTGCGGCGGTCTTGAGAACATGGTCCAGACCGCCCGCAGCGCCGCGCAAAACGGTGCGACCGTGGTGCAATTGCGCGCGCCCGACCAGAAAAAACGCTGGTGGCTGGACGCCGCACAACAACTCAAGGCCGCACTGGACCCATTGGGCGTGCCGCTGATCATCAACGACCATATTGATATTGCGCTGGCGGTAGATGCCGCTGGCGTGCACGTGGGGCAATCAGACCTGCCGCCGGCAGCCGTGCGCCAACTGATCGGGCCGCACAAGATTCTGGGGCTTTCTACCAGCAATGCCGCGCAACTGGCAGCCGTGCCGCTGGATCTGGTCGACTACATCGGCGTCGGCCCGGTTTACCCCACCGGCACCAAGCTCGATGCCTCACCCGTGATCGGGCTGGATGAATTTGCGCAACTGATGCGCGCCAAAACATTGCCAGCCGTGGCCATTGGCGGCATCAAGCACGGCACCGCCGCCCCGCTGATCGCCGCGGGCGTGGAAGGCGTGGCGGTGGTTTCAGCCATTTGCGGCCAGGCCGATCCGGCCCTCGCCACCCGCCAGTTACTCAATGAAATTACCGGAGCACGTTCATGATTGCCCACGCTTTAACCATTGCCGGTTCTGACTCTGGCGGCGGCGCCGGTATCCAGGCTGACCTGAAAACCTTTTCTGCGCTGGGCGCGTACGGCATGAGCGTACTGACCGCACTGACCGCACAAAACACCACCGGCGTCAGCGCCGTGCACCCGGTGCCACCGGCATTTGTCACCGCGCAGATGGATGCCGTGTTCAGCGACATCCGGGTTGATGCAGTAAAGCTGGGCATGCTGGCCACCGCGCCCATCATTGAAGCCGTCGCCGCTGGTCTGGCCCGCTACCAGCCCACCCACGTTGTGCTTGATACCGTGATGATCGCCAAGGGCGGCCACCCGCTACTGGCCGCCGACGCCGTCAGCGCCATCCGCGAACGCCTGTTACCGCTCTCCTCCCTGATTACACCCAATTTGCCGGAAGCCGCCGCATTGCTGGATTGTGAAGTCGCCACCACCGAAGAGGAAATGCGCCGTCAGGGCCATGCGCTGATCGCGGGCGGTGCCAAAGCAGTGTTGATGAAAGGCGGCCACCTGGGCGGCAGCGAGAGCCCGGACTGGCTGATCACCGTGCAGTCGGAAACCCGCTTTGCCAACCCGCGCATTGCCACCCGCAACACGCACGGCACCGGTTGCACTTTGTCTGCCGCGCTGGCAGCCTTGCGCCCGCAGCATGACAACTGGGTAGATACCGTCGCCGCCGCCCGCGCCTGGCTGCAAGAGGCGCTCAAGGCGGCAGACCGGCTGGATGTGGGCCACGGCATCGGCCCGGTGCATCACTTTCACGCCTGGTGGTAAGCAGCACGTTGATCTGACTGCGTTCGTTTGCGGTCTACACTGGCACGGCGGGCGGCGCAGCGCGAGATTCGCCGCACGTCTGGCCGGTTTTTTGCTTGAATCACTTCTGCAACCAACCCCGATTCAGCGGATTCAATGCTTCGTATCCTGCTTGTTACCGACACCGCCAAACCGATTGGCGAGCTGCGCGAAACCTTGCTGCAACAGGGTTACGACGTGCTCACCGACGTGGCCAGTTCGACTGCCTTGCTCGGCAGCGTCGAGCGCCAGCGGCCGGATGTCGTCATCATTGATACCGAAAGCCCCTCGCGCGATACGCTGGAGCAATTGTCGGTCATGAACGCCCTGGCACCGCGCCCGGTGGTGATGTTCACGCACGACTCAGACCAGCAACTGATCCGCGCCGCCGTGGGCGCCGGCGTCACCACCTATGTGGTCGACGGGCTCGATGCCGACAAGTTGTCACCGATTATTGAAGTGGCCATGGTGCGCTTTGCCGCAGACGACAAACTGCGCCAGCGCCTTGCCAAGGTGGAACAGCAACTGGCCGATCGCAAACTGATCGATCGGGCCAAGGGCTTGTTGATGGACAAACGCGGCATGACAGAAGCGGCCGCGTTTGAAATGCTGCGCACCCAAGCCATGAAACAGGGCGTGACGCTGGCGGAAATGGCCCGCCAGATCATCGCCATGGCCGATCTGCTCGGCTGACGGAGAAACCGGATGTCCTCGCTTTTCAGTACCGCCCCCGCCTTTGCCGCCCCGGAGAAAACCCGTTTGCGCCTGGGTTTTGTGCCGCTGACCGATTGCGCCCCGCTGGTGGTGGCGCATACCCGGCAACTGGGCCAGCGCTACGGGCTGGAACTGGAACTGGTCCGGCAATCGTCCTGGGCGGCGGTGCGTGACAAGCTGATCAGTGGCGAACTGGATGCCGCGCATACGCTGTACGGCCTGGTGTATGGCGTGGAACTGGGCATTGGCGGCCCGCAAGCCGATATGGCCGTGCTGATGACGCTGAACCAGAACGGCCAGGCCATTACGGTTTCCAGCCAGCTGGCCGGTTTGCTTAAAAGTGGCCGCACCCTGCGCCAGATTGTCGATACCGCCAGCAAGCCCTTGATGTTTGCCCAGACCTTCCCCACCGGCACCCATGCCATGTGGCTGTATAACTGGCTGGCACGCGAAGGCATCGACCCCATGCGGGAGATCCGCAGTGTGGTCATCGCCCCGCCGGAAATGACCGACGCCATGGCCAGCGGCCTGCTGGATGGCTTTTGTGCGGGCGAGCCCTGGAATGCCAAAGCCGAAGCCGAAGGCGTTGGCCGCACCTTGCTGGCGACGAGCGAAATCTGGCCCGATCACCCGGAAAAAGTCCTGGCCTGCCGACGCGACTTTGCCGCGCTCTACCCCAATACGGCCAAAGCGCTGATCGCCACGCTGCTGGATGCCTGCCAGTGGCTGGATAACCCCGCACACCGGCGTGAATGCGCGCAAACGCTGGCGCAGCCTGAGTACGTCGGCTGCCCGGCAGAATGGATCACGCCGCGTTTTCTGGGCGACTACGGCGCGCTGGCCCAGCCGCCCGGCTTGCGTTTTTTTGGCGATGGCACGGTCAACTATCCCAAAGTGGCCGACGGCGCCTGGTTTGTGCAGCAGTACCAGCGCTGGGGTTTGCTGACCCGCAGCGAGGTCGATCCGGAAGCCGTCGCCTTGCAAGTCAACCAGAGCGCACTGTATGCCGAGGTCGCCGCGCGCAAGGGTATCAGCGCGCCCTTGTAATGCACTTGGCCAGTGCACCGCCCACGTTTGCTTACGCTTGATGCACCGCAACGCAGCACGCCCATGGCTGCGTTGCAGCACGCCTCCACCGGCCGCCAGGCCGCGTCGCCACACACTTTCCGCACTTTTTTCATGACCGCAGCATGATCTGGCACGCCGCTTGCTACATCACCCTTGCCCCCGTGCAATGGCGTGCGGCGGGTCTGTAGTGCACCGGATTACTTCATCGGGTTAGCGGCCAACGACGGCAAGCAACCTGCGGACAACGGCGTCCCTTCCCTCTTTCAAAGAGCGGAACGGACGCCGTTTTTGTTTTTCAGCCACACACCTGCCCACACGCCTGGATACACAGACGGCAAGGCATCTGGAGATACGCACATGGATCGTAGTTTCTGGCGTTCTGGTCATACCCCCACGCTGCTTGCAGCTTTTCTGTATTTCGATCTGAGTTTCATGGTCTGGTACCTTTTGGGCCCCTTGCAGATCCAGATTGCCCAAACGCTGCATCTGACCACCCAGCAACGCGGCCTGATGGTGGCCACGCCGATTCTGGCCGGCGCGGTATTGCGGGTGGTGATGGGCGTGTTGAGCGACCGTATCGGTGCCAAACGCGCCGGTCTGATTGGCCAGCTGATTGTGATCGCCGCCCTCCTGACCGCGTGGCAACTGGGCTTTTCCAGCATGGGTGGCGCCTTGCTGCTCGGCCTGTTCCTCGGTGTTGCTGGCGCCTCTTTTGCCGTGGCACTGCCGCTGGCTTCGCGCTGGTATCCATCGCAACACCAGGGCACGGCCATGGGGATTGCCGGTGCCGGTAACTCGGGCACAGTGCTGGCGGCGCTGTTTGCCCCCACCCTGGCCGCCGCGTTTGGCTGGCAGAACGTGTTCGGCATTGCGTGCATTCCGCTGGTGCTGGTGCTGGGCTACTACTGGACATGCGCCAAAGACGCGCCCACCACCGTCAAGCCCAAGACCTTTGGCGACTACATCAAGATGCTGGGCCACAAAGATGCGTGGTGGTTCATGTTCTTCTACTCGCTGACCTTTGGCGGTTTCTCCGGCTTTGCCAGCGCACTGCCCGGGTTCTTTCATGACCAGTTTGCCTTTGATGCCAAAACCGCCGGCTGGTGTACCGCCGCCTGTGTGTTTGCCGGCTCGGCCATGCGCCCGCTGGGTGGCGTGATTGCCGATCGCATTGGCGGCACCCGTTCGCTGCTGTCGGTCTATGCCGCCGTCACGGTGCTGATTGCCGCAGCCGGTTTCAATATCGGCGGGGCCGCAGGCGTCATCACGTTGTTTATCGGCGCAATGCTGTGTCTGGGTGCCGGTAACGGCGCGGTGTTCCAGCTGGTGCCGCAGCGTTTCAGTGCAGAGATCGGCGTCATGACCGGTTTGATCGGTATGGCCGGTGGCGTCGGGGGCTTTTTGCTGACTGCCAGCCTTGGCGCCATCAAACAAGGCACCGGCAGCTACGCCGCCGGCCTGTGGCTGTTTGCCTGCCTGACCGCACTGGGCTGGATCAGCCTGTCGCAAGTAAAAGCCAAATGGCGCAGCGGCTGGGCCGTCGCCACCGCGCGGGTCTGAGTTGCTCGCCCGCTTTGCAAGATTGCCGTAACTGAACAGGAAAGCGCTCCATGAACAAACCCAGACTCGTCGTCGTCGGCAACGGTATGGCCGGCATCCGTACGGTGGAAGAACTGCTTGCGCTCGCGCCAGGCCACTATGACATCACGGTATTCGGCAGCGAGCCCCACCCCAACTACAACCGCATCTTGCTCTCGCCGGTACTGGCGGGCGAACAGGAGTTCAAGGACATCATCCTGAACCCGCTGTCCTGGTATGCAGAAAACGGCATCACACTCCATACCGGCAAGACCATCACCCAGATCAACCGCGCCCGCCGCGAAGTGATTGCCGATGATGGCACGGTGGTGCCGTATGACCGCCTGTTGCTGGCCACTGGCTCCATGCCGTTCATTTTGCCGGTGCCAGGCAAACAGCTGCGCGGCGTGATCAGCTATCGGGATATTTTTGATACCGAGATGATGATCGATACCGCCAGAGTAAAGCGCAACGCGATCGTCATTGGCGGTGGCTTGCTGGGTCTGGAAGCCGCCAACGGCCTGAAAATCCGCGGTATGGATGTCAAGGTGGTGCATCTGGGCGAATGGCTGCTGGACAAGCAACTGGACGTCACCGCCGGCAAGCTGTTGCAGCAATCGCTGGAAGAACGCGGCCTGAGTTTTCTGCTGCAAAAACAGACCGCAGAAATCCTCGGCAACGAAGCCGGTGAGGTCACCGGCGTGCGCTTCAAGGACGGCACAGAGGTTGCAGCTGATCTGGTGGTGATGGCCGTCGGCATCCGCCCCAACACCGCGCTGGCCGAAGCGGCCGGCTTGCATTGCAACCGCGGCATTGTGGTCAGCGACGCGCTGCAAACTTACGACCCGCGCATCTATGCCGTGGGCGAATGCGTGAACCATCGTGGCGTGGCGTACGGCCTGGTCGCCCCGCTGTTTGAAATGGCCAAGGTCTGCGCCAATCACCTGGCTCATCTGGGCATCGGCCAGTACAAGGGCTCCGTCTTGTCGACCAAGCTGAAAGTCACCGGGATCGACCTTTTCAGCGCGGGCGACTTCATGGGCGGCGAAGGCACTGAAGACATCGTGCTGTCTGATCCGGCGGGCGGCGTATACAAAAAACTGGTGATCAAGGACGAAAAACTGGTCGGCGCCTGCCTGTACGGCGACACCGCCGACGGCGGCTGGTACTTCAAGCTCTTGCGTGAAGGCCGCACCATTCACGACCTGCGCGACCACCTGATGTTTGGCGAATCCGCCATTGGCGACTCTGGCGTGCAAGGC
The Silvimonas iriomotensis genome window above contains:
- a CDS encoding CopD family protein; the encoded protein is MEWAGPGPFALAAALDALTALLIGQWLLDRGRLGWRLAALAGLLFLLLLPVNGAGMAGIEITAVIPALPAILSTHFGFTWLAGIVVMACLISVALRQQPDARLSGMALLALAYLRACTGHVADAGMLSLAALVHTLHLLAAGAWAGSVLVFVARYGFGQRTFDAHAARRLSQIAAWALLLIALSGAANVWRMLNMAGPMVSGFWQQPWGLILKVKLLFVGIAVFLGASNRWSVLPALDLQQSGARQRFLALLWLEALAFVGVFVCAALLGATSPPMAM
- a CDS encoding 2OG-Fe dioxygenase family protein, translated to MTLPRSVSDGAALALLQHALTQQGYCFVPAALTRALLGADDAFASAWPAFAASWNNLVLDEYMADGGKYRQRRHATLSLAAGQSSFCLEPHQPHYQSLEYNPLNGGVVRHYQPVEDAVIHNPVLAHLMAAGSQVFGAIRPGVAWQVEMHQFRITTDGSSAGQPTPEGMHRDGVDFVLMVLINRHNVQQGMSTVQDPAGKVLQTFTLTEALDMAVVNDERVRHGVTAITPDRAGQSAYRDILVLTFRRKA
- a CDS encoding MFS transporter; translated protein: MYLALLALAAAAFGIGTTEFVIMGLLPEVAKDFGVSTPAAGMLISGYAIGVTIGAPILAIVTAKWPRKQALVGLMGLFILGNALCALAPGYYALMAARVITAFCHAAFFGIGSVVAADLVPQNKRAQAVALMFTGLTVANIVGVPFGTALGHVLGWRAPFWAVVGIGVLAASALSVWLPQVPTPKGDGILGEFRKIVDTQTQLALLTSTLASVSMFSVVTYIAYILLDVTGFTSTQESWVLLLFGAGITVGGLLGGRLADWKLMRGMAITFFMLALILAVFSWACHYKIPTLVVVFLWGMFSFAVVPAAQVRVIDKAHGAPNLAPTLNQGAFNLGNASGAWLGGAMIGAGFPLSDLPWMGAAVALLAMGVVVFSGLLDRKLVPAAAQG
- a CDS encoding MFS transporter, producing MSPQTAHNAAARWVPFLVAAAFFMENLDATVITTALPQMAVSFGVAPARLSAGMSAYMLALAVFIPLSGWLADRFGPRRVFGAAILLFTFASLLCGLCTSLAQFIAARVLQGLGGAMMVPVGRLVVLRNTRPHELVRAIATITWPGLVAPVIGPPVGGLISTWLSWHWIFLLNVPLGLVALGFALKLVPPGGAGKRAFDLWGFVSSGLGCSALMMGLDAASHQPVDLVLTAGLLVLGVVALAVAAWHMGRVSQPLVDLAALRIPTFRVTVVGGSLFRIAIGSAPFLLPLMFQLAFGWSAVTSGFLVLALFAGNLAMKPGTTWIMRRLGFRTVMVGNGLLVAIGFALCAMFQPETPLWFICLVLFFCGLCRSMQFTALNTIGFADVPQARMTGATTLFSVLQQMNAGMGIALAAVALRLADAGLGHAGAQPSVLAFRLSFALIAVVALLAVIDSVRLAPDAGAAVSGHGAQDAQQK
- a CDS encoding SDR family oxidoreductase, translated to MTTLQHFAQQRVLVVGGSSGIGLAVAQSFAAAGARVTIASRSADKLAQAAGQIEGEVTSVALDATDNAAIEAFFAHAEPWDHIVISAAQTPTGPVGKLALEDAYRAMDSKFWGAYRIARAARFAPGASLTFVSGFLSVRPSKNSVLQGAINAAIESLARGLALELSPVRVNTVSPGVIVTPLWDKLPEADREQVFAKTADHLPAKRVGQPQDIANAVLYLAGTPFATGSTVLVDGGGAIA
- the thiM gene encoding hydroxyethylthiazole kinase, encoding MPSSAPTPLPLATLAQELTRFRATRPLVHVLTNEVVQEITANVLLAAGAAPAMIVAQEEVPAFAAIAGAVLINVGTLHSVRLAAMEQAVNAANAAGVPWTLDPVAVGALKYRTDFCRELIRQKPAAIRGNASEIMALAGAGMGGRGVDSTSGSDAALDAARFLAHETGAIVAVTGETDYITDGKTTLATPWGHPIMTQVVGTGCALSALVAAFTAGARNRLDAVASACAMAGMAGQHAQKHSQGPGSFKAAFLDALYHIQPDNLAEISA
- the thiE gene encoding thiamine phosphate synthase produces the protein MNPVDLTLYLVLDPDLCGGLENMVQTARSAAQNGATVVQLRAPDQKKRWWLDAAQQLKAALDPLGVPLIINDHIDIALAVDAAGVHVGQSDLPPAAVRQLIGPHKILGLSTSNAAQLAAVPLDLVDYIGVGPVYPTGTKLDASPVIGLDEFAQLMRAKTLPAVAIGGIKHGTAAPLIAAGVEGVAVVSAICGQADPALATRQLLNEITGARS
- the thiD gene encoding bifunctional hydroxymethylpyrimidine kinase/phosphomethylpyrimidine kinase; translated protein: MIAHALTIAGSDSGGGAGIQADLKTFSALGAYGMSVLTALTAQNTTGVSAVHPVPPAFVTAQMDAVFSDIRVDAVKLGMLATAPIIEAVAAGLARYQPTHVVLDTVMIAKGGHPLLAADAVSAIRERLLPLSSLITPNLPEAAALLDCEVATTEEEMRRQGHALIAGGAKAVLMKGGHLGGSESPDWLITVQSETRFANPRIATRNTHGTGCTLSAALAALRPQHDNWVDTVAAARAWLQEALKAADRLDVGHGIGPVHHFHAWW
- a CDS encoding ANTAR domain-containing response regulator; the encoded protein is MLRILLVTDTAKPIGELRETLLQQGYDVLTDVASSTALLGSVERQRPDVVIIDTESPSRDTLEQLSVMNALAPRPVVMFTHDSDQQLIRAAVGAGVTTYVVDGLDADKLSPIIEVAMVRFAADDKLRQRLAKVEQQLADRKLIDRAKGLLMDKRGMTEAAAFEMLRTQAMKQGVTLAEMARQIIAMADLLG
- a CDS encoding CmpA/NrtA family ABC transporter substrate-binding protein, with translation MSSLFSTAPAFAAPEKTRLRLGFVPLTDCAPLVVAHTRQLGQRYGLELELVRQSSWAAVRDKLISGELDAAHTLYGLVYGVELGIGGPQADMAVLMTLNQNGQAITVSSQLAGLLKSGRTLRQIVDTASKPLMFAQTFPTGTHAMWLYNWLAREGIDPMREIRSVVIAPPEMTDAMASGLLDGFCAGEPWNAKAEAEGVGRTLLATSEIWPDHPEKVLACRRDFAALYPNTAKALIATLLDACQWLDNPAHRRECAQTLAQPEYVGCPAEWITPRFLGDYGALAQPPGLRFFGDGTVNYPKVADGAWFVQQYQRWGLLTRSEVDPEAVALQVNQSALYAEVAARKGISAPL
- a CDS encoding nitrate/nitrite transporter, translated to MDRSFWRSGHTPTLLAAFLYFDLSFMVWYLLGPLQIQIAQTLHLTTQQRGLMVATPILAGAVLRVVMGVLSDRIGAKRAGLIGQLIVIAALLTAWQLGFSSMGGALLLGLFLGVAGASFAVALPLASRWYPSQHQGTAMGIAGAGNSGTVLAALFAPTLAAAFGWQNVFGIACIPLVLVLGYYWTCAKDAPTTVKPKTFGDYIKMLGHKDAWWFMFFYSLTFGGFSGFASALPGFFHDQFAFDAKTAGWCTAACVFAGSAMRPLGGVIADRIGGTRSLLSVYAAVTVLIAAAGFNIGGAAGVITLFIGAMLCLGAGNGAVFQLVPQRFSAEIGVMTGLIGMAGGVGGFLLTASLGAIKQGTGSYAAGLWLFACLTALGWISLSQVKAKWRSGWAVATARV